The Lycium barbarum isolate Lr01 chromosome 9, ASM1917538v2, whole genome shotgun sequence genome has a segment encoding these proteins:
- the LOC132610970 gene encoding uncharacterized protein LOC132610970, whose amino-acid sequence MKNIKIPTPIFLILLYLLSGMVGKVEVDGCYVDAITGGCPNLMECVETCRPCYREIGKVYPTCIKPDPSSGILYWRCRCVMTDGAPCPPRAPPHCPKDPPFAS is encoded by the exons ATGAAAAATATCAAAATCCCAACTCCAATCTTCCTTATTCTCCTTTATCTTCTTTCAG GCATGGTGGGAAAGGTGGAGGTGGATGGATGCTATGTAGATGCAATAACAGGGGGTTGTCCAAATCTAATGGAATGCGTTGAAACATGTAGGCCATGCTATCGAGAGATTGGAAAAGTGTACCCAACATGTATAAAGCCAGACCCTTCATCTGGGATATTATATTGGCGTTGCCGCTGTGTAATGACTGATGGAGCACCTTGTCCACCCCGTGCACCGCCTCATTGTCCTAAAGATCCTCCCTTTGCTTCTTAA